A region of Geobacillus sp. 46C-IIa DNA encodes the following proteins:
- a CDS encoding AAA family ATPase, with protein sequence MMTWPLVVTKEMEKRKEQFRHDPDRALIGSGGYTAEDEAIIHDAAVALALGKNVLLKGPTGSGKTRLAETLSALFGQPMHSINCSVDLDAEALLGFKTIVHRSGQAVIDYVPGPVIQAMTKGHLLYIDEINMAKPETLPILNSVLDYRRRLTNPLTGEVVQAKPTFGVIAAINEGYIGTVPLNEALKNRFVVIDVPYVQGATLKSVLLAQTTLTDETLINRFVSLSADLLTQVRNGQIAEEAASVRALLDACDLAAHMPPLRAIERSIVDKLDDERERAAVRNIAETWFDE encoded by the coding sequence ATGATGACATGGCCCTTAGTTGTAACAAAAGAAATGGAAAAGCGAAAAGAACAGTTCCGCCACGATCCGGATCGGGCGTTGATTGGGTCCGGCGGGTATACGGCCGAAGACGAGGCCATTATCCATGATGCGGCAGTCGCGCTTGCGCTTGGAAAAAACGTGCTCTTAAAAGGCCCGACCGGGTCAGGCAAAACGCGGCTTGCTGAAACATTGTCCGCACTGTTCGGGCAGCCCATGCATAGCATCAACTGCTCTGTCGACCTAGACGCCGAAGCGCTGCTCGGGTTTAAGACGATTGTGCACCGCAGCGGCCAGGCGGTGATCGATTACGTTCCCGGCCCGGTCATTCAAGCGATGACAAAAGGCCATTTATTATATATTGATGAAATCAACATGGCCAAACCAGAAACGCTCCCGATTTTAAACAGTGTGCTTGATTACCGGCGTCGGCTCACCAACCCGCTCACTGGGGAGGTCGTGCAGGCGAAGCCGACGTTTGGCGTCATCGCGGCGATCAATGAAGGCTACATCGGCACCGTGCCGCTCAATGAAGCGTTAAAAAACCGGTTTGTCGTCATCGATGTGCCATACGTGCAAGGAGCGACGTTAAAATCAGTGCTGTTGGCGCAAACTACATTAACGGACGAAACGTTGATTAATCGTTTCGTTAGTCTGTCAGCCGATTTGCTTACACAGGTGCGAAACGGACAAATTGCCGAAGAAGCCGCCTCGGTGCGCGCCTTGCTCGATGCGTGCGATTTGGCGGCGCATATGCCTCCATTGCGCGCGATTGAACGAAGCATTGTCGATAAGCTCGATGACGAGCGGGAACGGGCAGCGGTGCGCAACATCGCTGAAACATGGTTTGACGAGTAG
- a CDS encoding helix-turn-helix transcriptional regulator — MGEKRTPSGFLLKQRAFLKLYLITLTEQERLYGLKLLDVLRQEFKPFGYRPNHSEVYKALHDLIEDGILKQVKQKKEGMKYQEVVYYRFADGGQEKAKLYKRQLKAELDRCAALIRKAIEDNYS; from the coding sequence ATGGGAGAGAAACGGACGCCCAGCGGTTTTCTGTTAAAACAACGTGCGTTTTTAAAATTGTATTTGATCACCTTAACGGAGCAGGAGCGGCTGTACGGACTGAAGCTGCTTGATGTACTGCGCCAAGAGTTTAAGCCGTTCGGCTACCGGCCGAACCATTCGGAAGTGTACAAGGCGCTTCACGATTTGATCGAAGATGGCATTTTAAAGCAAGTGAAGCAGAAAAAAGAAGGGATGAAGTACCAGGAAGTCGTGTATTACCGGTTCGCCGACGGAGGGCAAGAAAAAGCAAAGCTGTATAAACGCCAGCTGAAAGCAGAGCTTGATCGATGCGCGGCGCTCATTCGCAAGGCCATTGAGGACAACTACAGCTAG
- a CDS encoding acyl-CoA dehydrogenase family protein: MNELYHLLVRNDRERELYERARHLAERFASRAADYDERAEFPFADFTDLQEAGFLSLTVPAEYGGQGVSLYELVLVQEVLAQGSGATALSFGWHASILMRLFLLRRWPESTLARLAEEVVQHHALINSAHSERATGSPARGGKPETKAVLRDGRFVLRGRKAFASLAPALNYVLISATIEDSGDVGEFLVPMAAAGVRIEPTWNTLGMRATRSDDLVLEGVEVETDALVETLGKSNETAPAQGWLLHVPACYLGIAIAARNEALRFAQTYQPNTLSRPIATTPEVQRKIADMEWRLTHARHFLYAIADLWDRYPEKRTEMKEELAAAKLVATNTALEVVDGAMRIVGGQSLFADSPLGRYYRDVRAGLHNPPADDLTLAWLAKRALSDSEQ; the protein is encoded by the coding sequence ATGAACGAATTGTACCATTTGCTCGTGCGAAATGATCGGGAACGGGAACTGTATGAACGAGCGCGGCACCTTGCTGAGCGGTTTGCATCGCGGGCGGCAGATTATGACGAACGGGCCGAATTTCCGTTCGCCGATTTTACTGATTTACAGGAAGCCGGATTTCTGTCTCTTACGGTCCCCGCCGAATACGGAGGCCAAGGGGTATCGCTTTATGAATTGGTGCTTGTGCAAGAAGTGCTTGCCCAAGGCAGCGGCGCCACCGCTTTGTCGTTCGGATGGCATGCGAGCATTCTGATGCGTCTGTTTTTGCTCCGCCGCTGGCCGGAATCGACACTCGCCCGATTGGCCGAAGAAGTCGTCCAACACCACGCGCTCATTAACAGCGCCCATTCCGAACGGGCGACCGGCAGCCCCGCGCGCGGCGGAAAACCGGAAACAAAGGCTGTTCTCCGCGATGGCCGCTTTGTGCTCCGCGGGCGCAAAGCGTTTGCCTCGTTAGCCCCAGCGTTAAATTACGTGCTGATTTCGGCCACCATCGAAGACAGCGGCGACGTCGGCGAATTCCTTGTGCCGATGGCCGCCGCAGGCGTCCGTATTGAGCCGACATGGAACACGCTCGGCATGCGGGCGACGCGCAGCGACGACCTCGTCCTTGAGGGCGTGGAAGTGGAAACGGATGCGCTCGTGGAAACGCTCGGGAAGTCAAATGAAACCGCACCGGCGCAAGGGTGGCTGTTGCACGTTCCAGCTTGTTACTTAGGCATCGCCATTGCTGCACGCAATGAAGCGCTCCGCTTCGCGCAAACGTACCAGCCGAATACATTATCCCGTCCGATTGCCACAACGCCTGAAGTGCAGCGAAAAATCGCTGACATGGAATGGCGGCTCACCCACGCGCGTCATTTTCTATATGCGATCGCGGACCTATGGGACCGCTATCCGGAGAAACGAACCGAGATGAAAGAGGAGCTCGCCGCCGCCAAGCTGGTCGCCACGAATACCGCGCTCGAAGTTGTTGATGGAGCAATGCGCATCGTTGGCGGGCAAAGCTTGTTCGCTGACAGTCCGCTTGGGCGTTATTACCGCGATGTCCGCGCCGGGCTGCACAATCCGCCCGCCGATGACTTGACGCTCGCATGGCTGGCCAAACGAGCGCTGTCTGATAGCGAACAATAA
- a CDS encoding FAD-dependent oxidoreductase, with amino-acid sequence MNRYEVIVIGSGLAGLACAWELVRRRHRVLVLEREPVIGGRTSSWEENGMLVESGFHRMIGYYRALPRLLESVGVSPNDIFYWEREIDILKDRRTQGTFGIAPVYAPLRFLRGLAANNDLIGPMGKLSLLPFFIRGLYDSLVRPHELDRLSVLDYARQCGVSSEAVTWLVKPLTTGIFFLPIERFSAYVFFGLMRPAVPRFYRMQIGAFLGGMTEVMMKPIAEAIERHGGDVQTGVCVEQLLVEHGRVSGVIVRGEPIRAKETVVATSLGAAKRLLAPHFLSRPSFASLFALPTMPAVTVQLEMDQPSRPHDRTTFAPETVLSSFAEQSRTTFRHVPGRLSIIIGDPERWINASEEAILSQVYAGADTIGLPLGGHVRQSRVVSHPEDFHSLAPGYDHLRPGQQTDVPGLTLAGDYTRQPYFATMEGAVLSGQWAAAVVARRFGG; translated from the coding sequence ATGAATAGGTACGAAGTGATTGTCATCGGCTCTGGGCTGGCCGGTCTTGCCTGCGCCTGGGAGCTCGTCCGCCGCCGTCATCGTGTGCTTGTGCTTGAGCGCGAACCGGTTATCGGCGGGCGCACCTCGTCGTGGGAAGAAAACGGGATGCTTGTTGAGTCCGGTTTCCATCGGATGATCGGCTACTACCGGGCCCTCCCTCGCCTGCTTGAGAGCGTTGGCGTATCGCCGAATGACATTTTTTACTGGGAGCGGGAGATCGATATATTAAAGGACAGGCGGACACAAGGAACGTTTGGCATCGCCCCGGTGTATGCACCGCTTCGTTTTTTACGCGGGCTGGCGGCCAACAACGACTTGATCGGCCCGATGGGAAAGCTGTCTCTTCTTCCCTTTTTCATCAGGGGACTGTATGATTCGCTCGTCCGCCCGCACGAGCTCGACCGCCTCAGCGTGCTCGATTATGCTCGGCAATGCGGCGTGTCCTCGGAGGCGGTGACATGGCTAGTAAAGCCACTGACGACTGGCATTTTCTTTCTGCCGATCGAGCGGTTTTCCGCCTACGTCTTTTTCGGTCTGATGCGCCCAGCCGTTCCAAGGTTTTATCGCATGCAAATCGGCGCCTTTTTAGGCGGCATGACAGAAGTCATGATGAAGCCGATCGCTGAAGCCATCGAGCGGCATGGCGGCGACGTGCAAACCGGTGTTTGTGTCGAGCAGCTTCTTGTCGAACATGGCCGCGTATCTGGCGTCATCGTTCGAGGCGAACCCATTCGGGCGAAGGAAACGGTGGTGGCTACTTCCCTTGGAGCGGCCAAGCGGCTGCTTGCACCGCATTTTTTGTCCCGTCCGTCTTTCGCTTCGCTGTTTGCGCTGCCGACGATGCCGGCGGTCACCGTGCAGTTGGAGATGGATCAACCGTCGCGTCCGCACGATCGCACAACATTTGCCCCAGAGACGGTGCTTTCTAGCTTCGCGGAGCAGTCGCGGACGACATTTCGCCATGTGCCGGGGCGTTTGTCGATCATTATCGGCGACCCAGAGCGATGGATCAATGCGAGCGAGGAAGCGATTCTTTCCCAAGTCTATGCGGGCGCCGACACGATTGGCTTGCCGCTTGGCGGGCATGTGAGGCAAAGCCGGGTCGTTTCCCATCCGGAAGATTTTCATTCGCTCGCTCCCGGCTATGACCACTTGCGCCCGGGGCAACAAACCGATGTACCTGGTTTGACGCTAGCAGGAGACTATACGCGCCAGCCATACTTTGCGACGATGGAAGGGGCGGTCTTGTCCGGACAGTGGGCGGCAGCGGTCGTCGCCCGCCGCTTCGGCGGATGA
- the hmpA gene encoding NO-inducible flavohemoprotein: MATITTLHPKTIEIVKSTVPVLEKHGEQITKRFYELMFSNHPELLNVFNHANQKQGRQQRALAAAVYAAARYIDQLGAILPVVRQIGHKHRSLGIQPEQYPIVGKHLLLAIKDVLGDAATDEVIAAWAEAYEAIAAVFIQVEKELYDEAAAKRGGWRGFRRFVVAKKVKESDVITSFYFEPEDGDAISDYLPGQYVSVKLSIPGETYTHIRQYSLSDAPGKGYYRISVKREGATAEKPAGIVSNYLHDHIQEGDVLEVSAPAGDFTLDLTKETPVVFISGGVGITPLLSMASTLAIRQPNRQATFLQAALNGRMQAFDQELQALAENPAFSYHICYEFPSDEDRKHPHFRKEGRIDLKWMQTVIPSKDADFYFCGPVPFMKTVYRALKQWGVPEERIHYEFFGPAGDLTKD, encoded by the coding sequence ATGGCTACGATCACAACTTTACATCCGAAAACGATCGAAATCGTCAAATCGACCGTGCCGGTATTAGAAAAGCACGGGGAACAGATTACGAAACGGTTTTATGAACTCATGTTTTCTAATCATCCGGAGCTGCTGAATGTGTTTAACCATGCCAACCAAAAACAAGGGCGGCAGCAACGCGCTTTAGCTGCAGCGGTATATGCAGCGGCGCGCTATATCGATCAACTCGGCGCCATTTTGCCGGTCGTGCGGCAAATCGGCCATAAACACCGGAGCTTAGGCATCCAACCGGAACAATATCCGATTGTCGGAAAACATTTGTTGCTCGCCATCAAAGACGTGCTTGGCGACGCCGCCACTGACGAAGTGATTGCCGCATGGGCGGAAGCGTACGAAGCCATTGCCGCCGTTTTCATCCAAGTCGAGAAGGAGCTCTACGATGAAGCAGCGGCCAAACGCGGCGGCTGGCGCGGATTCCGCCGTTTTGTCGTCGCCAAAAAAGTGAAAGAAAGCGACGTCATTACGTCGTTTTATTTCGAACCGGAAGATGGGGACGCCATCAGCGATTATTTGCCAGGCCAATACGTCAGCGTCAAACTGTCGATTCCAGGCGAAACGTACACGCACATCCGTCAGTACAGCTTATCAGATGCACCTGGAAAAGGGTATTACCGCATCAGCGTCAAACGGGAAGGAGCGACGGCTGAAAAACCGGCTGGCATTGTGTCAAACTACTTGCATGACCATATCCAAGAAGGCGATGTGCTTGAAGTAAGCGCCCCGGCCGGCGACTTTACGCTTGATCTCACCAAAGAAACGCCGGTCGTCTTTATAAGCGGCGGCGTCGGCATCACTCCGCTTTTGAGCATGGCAAGTACGCTGGCCATCCGGCAGCCCAACCGCCAAGCGACTTTCCTTCAAGCGGCTCTCAATGGCCGCATGCAAGCGTTCGATCAAGAGTTGCAAGCTTTAGCGGAAAATCCGGCATTTTCATATCACATTTGTTACGAGTTCCCGTCCGATGAAGACCGGAAACACCCACATTTTCGCAAAGAAGGGCGGATCGATTTGAAATGGATGCAAACGGTCATTCCATCCAAAGATGCTGACTTTTACTTCTGTGGCCCGGTGCCATTTATGAAAACCGTCTACCGTGCTCTGAAACAATGGGGCGTGCCGGAGGAGCGCATCCATTACGAATTTTTCGGCCCGGCCGGCGATTTGACCAAAGACTGA
- the nsrR gene encoding nitric oxide-sensing transcriptional repressor NsrR yields MQLTNYTEYALRVLLFLGTLDEGEKTNIKEISTAFSLSEHHLSKIVHELGKLGYIETIRGRNGGIRLAKRPEEIIIGAVVRETEDNLSLVECFAAHGNECVLTPACRLRFVLREALEAFLRVLDAYTLADLLENRTSLRTLLGERRNQ; encoded by the coding sequence ATGCAGTTAACCAACTACACTGAATACGCGTTGCGCGTCCTCTTGTTTTTAGGGACGCTTGATGAAGGCGAAAAAACGAACATTAAGGAAATTTCCACTGCGTTTTCGCTGTCTGAGCATCATTTAAGCAAAATTGTCCATGAGCTCGGCAAGCTTGGTTACATCGAAACGATCCGGGGGCGCAACGGCGGAATCCGCCTAGCAAAACGGCCCGAGGAGATCATCATTGGTGCGGTCGTCCGCGAGACGGAAGACAATTTGTCGCTTGTCGAGTGCTTTGCCGCCCACGGCAATGAGTGCGTCTTGACGCCTGCATGCCGCCTTCGTTTCGTCCTTCGCGAAGCGCTAGAGGCGTTTTTGCGCGTGCTCGATGCGTATACGCTTGCCGATTTGCTGGAAAATCGGACGTCGCTCCGCACTTTGCTTGGGGAGCGGCGCAATCAATAA
- the purU gene encoding formyltetrahydrofolate deformylase: MSTFRQHRWQSFLQGYEHRARLLISCPDRPGIVAAVTSFLYEHGANIVESSQYSTDPEGGTFFLRLEFDCLNVADRKEEIEAAFAPIAEEFGMTWRLRLHNDIRRVAIFVSKAEHCLLELLWQWQAGELIADIALVISNHPDLRDAVEPLGIPYVHIPVTKETKPDAEAKQVRLLRDYRIDTIVLARYMQILSPAFVAEFPGRIINIHHSFLPAFIGARPYERAYERGVKLIGATSHYVTDDLDEGPIIEQDVARVDHRHHPDDLKRIGRLIEKTVLARALRWHLEDRVIIHGNKTIVFY; the protein is encoded by the coding sequence ATGAGCACATTTCGCCAACATCGCTGGCAATCGTTTTTACAAGGTTATGAACACCGCGCCCGGCTGCTCATTTCCTGTCCGGACCGCCCCGGCATCGTTGCAGCGGTCACCTCATTTCTTTATGAGCATGGGGCAAATATTGTCGAATCAAGCCAATACTCGACCGATCCGGAAGGCGGAACGTTTTTCCTTCGCTTGGAGTTTGACTGCTTAAACGTCGCCGATCGGAAAGAAGAGATTGAAGCAGCGTTTGCCCCGATTGCCGAGGAATTCGGCATGACGTGGCGGCTTCGGCTGCATAACGACATTCGGCGGGTCGCCATTTTTGTCTCGAAAGCGGAACATTGTTTGCTTGAACTGCTTTGGCAATGGCAAGCAGGCGAACTGATTGCCGATATCGCCCTTGTCATCAGCAATCACCCCGACTTGCGCGACGCGGTCGAGCCGCTTGGGATCCCGTATGTACATATTCCGGTGACGAAAGAAACGAAACCCGACGCAGAAGCCAAACAAGTCCGCCTGCTTCGCGACTATCGGATCGATACGATTGTGCTCGCCCGTTACATGCAAATTTTATCGCCGGCGTTTGTCGCTGAATTTCCTGGGCGAATCATCAACATTCACCACTCATTTTTGCCGGCGTTTATCGGCGCGCGGCCGTACGAGCGGGCCTATGAACGCGGCGTCAAGCTGATCGGCGCCACGTCCCATTACGTCACCGATGATTTAGACGAAGGGCCGATCATTGAACAAGACGTCGCCCGCGTTGATCACCGCCATCATCCTGACGATTTGAAACGGATCGGCCGCCTAATCGAAAAAACGGTGCTCGCACGGGCGCTCAGATGGCATTTGGAAGACCGGGTCATCATTCACGGCAACAAAACGATCGTGTTCTATTGA
- the speE gene encoding polyamine aminopropyltransferase codes for MKHQGNALPPYLHWDNRELWLTEDDRDNLKISYRIKEVIFAEPSEYQHVMILDSYDFGRMLVLDGVVQTTSIDGHIYNEMITHVPLQFHPDAKRALIIGGGDCGAAREAAKYARLETIDMVEIDEKVVRACKEHLPAVSGNLSDPRVQFIYGDGVAFVQEKEGAYDVVMIDSSDPVGPAEALFSPEFYANVRRSLKEDGLMVCQSQSPIFHLDILTRTYRNIRELFPHVLVYTAVVPTYPGGLWSFTIGSKRPLDFPAQTAIPNDTKYVNDAVFRQCFALPEFLRSALEAK; via the coding sequence ATGAAACACCAAGGAAACGCCTTACCACCTTATTTACATTGGGACAACAGGGAGCTTTGGCTCACCGAAGATGACCGCGACAATTTAAAAATCAGCTATCGCATCAAAGAGGTGATCTTTGCCGAGCCGTCCGAGTACCAGCATGTCATGATTTTGGATTCGTATGATTTCGGCCGCATGCTTGTTCTTGACGGCGTCGTGCAAACGACCTCGATCGATGGTCATATTTATAACGAAATGATCACACACGTGCCGCTGCAGTTCCACCCGGACGCAAAACGAGCGCTCATCATTGGCGGCGGCGACTGTGGAGCGGCCCGCGAAGCGGCTAAGTACGCCCGTTTGGAGACCATCGACATGGTTGAAATTGACGAAAAGGTCGTCCGGGCGTGCAAAGAACATTTGCCGGCCGTCTCCGGCAACTTATCCGACCCGCGGGTGCAGTTTATTTACGGCGACGGCGTCGCGTTTGTACAAGAAAAAGAAGGCGCGTACGACGTCGTGATGATCGACTCATCCGATCCGGTCGGCCCGGCTGAAGCGCTGTTTTCGCCGGAGTTTTACGCCAATGTGCGCCGTTCATTAAAAGAGGACGGGCTCATGGTGTGCCAAAGCCAATCTCCGATTTTCCATTTGGATATTTTAACACGCACATACCGCAACATTCGTGAACTGTTCCCGCACGTGCTCGTGTACACGGCGGTCGTGCCGACGTACCCGGGCGGGCTGTGGAGCTTTACGATCGGTTCGAAACGGCCGCTCGATTTCCCAGCGCAAACGGCGATTCCCAACGACACGAAATACGTTAATGACGCCGTCTTCCGCCAATGTTTTGCCTTGCCGGAATTTTTGCGTTCGGCGCTTGAGGCGAAGTAA
- a CDS encoding DHH family phosphoesterase, translating to MIKLFTDSDLDGIGCGLLAKLAFTEVNISFCSYRNLDERVARFLQGEEAESAMLFITDLAVGKDVEEQLAERAKRGGHVQVVDHHVTALHFNNYPWGWVVPADDNGKKTCATSLFYDYLVREGKLTQSDSLATFVELVRQYDTWEWEENGNLQAKRLNDLLTILGLDGFWETMSERLSSGEPFALTETEELLLDMEEKKIQRYIRQKQKQLVQRSLGGYCIGVVFAERHLSELGNALSKRYPHLDLIAMVNMGTKHIGFRTIHDDVNVAEFARQFGGGGHPKASGCFVDDTTFPLFVIETFPLLPVYGDAEQNQLNKRDEAEGAFWTNHHGQWWLSRRTEQGWSLHADGGETRTFPEEAAGERWLKRQFAAGLAHDAAVLEFLSARLGRDKDAIQADYPAAVKQYKQQTGIER from the coding sequence ATGATCAAATTATTTACCGACAGCGATCTAGACGGCATCGGCTGCGGGTTGCTCGCCAAGCTGGCGTTTACGGAAGTCAACATTTCGTTTTGTTCCTACCGGAATCTAGATGAGCGGGTCGCCCGCTTTCTGCAAGGCGAGGAAGCAGAGAGCGCTATGCTGTTTATCACCGACTTAGCCGTCGGCAAGGACGTCGAAGAGCAGCTCGCCGAACGGGCTAAGCGTGGGGGCCATGTGCAAGTCGTCGACCACCACGTGACGGCGCTTCATTTCAACAACTACCCGTGGGGCTGGGTCGTACCGGCCGATGACAACGGCAAAAAAACGTGCGCGACTTCGCTCTTTTACGATTATCTCGTCCGCGAAGGAAAACTGACACAAAGCGACTCGCTGGCGACGTTTGTCGAGCTCGTCCGCCAATACGACACATGGGAATGGGAAGAAAACGGAAATCTGCAGGCGAAGCGGCTTAATGATTTATTGACGATTTTAGGACTCGACGGCTTTTGGGAGACGATGAGCGAACGGCTTTCCTCCGGCGAACCGTTCGCCTTGACCGAAACGGAAGAGTTGCTTTTGGATATGGAGGAAAAGAAAATTCAGCGCTACATCCGGCAAAAACAAAAGCAGCTCGTCCAACGCTCGCTCGGCGGCTATTGCATCGGCGTTGTATTCGCTGAGCGGCATTTGTCGGAACTTGGCAACGCCTTATCAAAACGATACCCGCACCTTGACTTGATTGCGATGGTCAATATGGGGACGAAACATATCGGTTTTCGCACCATTCACGATGATGTCAACGTCGCTGAGTTCGCTCGGCAGTTTGGCGGCGGCGGCCATCCGAAAGCGTCCGGTTGTTTTGTCGATGATACGACATTCCCGCTCTTTGTCATCGAGACGTTTCCGCTGTTGCCGGTTTACGGCGATGCGGAACAAAACCAGCTGAACAAACGGGACGAAGCGGAAGGGGCGTTTTGGACGAACCATCACGGCCAATGGTGGTTGAGCCGCCGGACGGAACAAGGATGGAGTTTGCATGCCGATGGGGGGGAGACCCGTACGTTCCCTGAAGAAGCCGCGGGCGAACGCTGGCTGAAGCGGCAGTTTGCGGCAGGGCTTGCCCACGATGCCGCTGTGCTTGAATTTCTAAGCGCGCGGCTCGGGCGAGACAAAGACGCCATTCAGGCCGACTATCCGGCAGCCGTCAAACAATACAAACAACAAACCGGCATCGAACGTTGA
- a CDS encoding nitric oxide reductase activation protein NorD, producing MERFMMFNDQPIDSFLVMQLSDLAQTLARDRGWTVEFAAHSGVHLAKKTIYVSQFWDVYPSPDKERAMKSDVVLRMIGTRRHTDAAAVRAFRQTAEAQPLSKLSKQLFSFAEDLRLEAVCERERPGLKRWFRARRRLYRRYFAQQWQANRTRGALADQFLAAMYLRLTTDSPLDDVPLAPMADETGQARLESLWPQFYDVSSTAETARWTVAVVELMEGVLPDDIVNTYTSLPIVDDGEDERKMTIHDLKRTDPLENRDTSNDSSDGDVHRQVMPTWHRETSRTGGNILRFELERGTRTGMLGDGARPGDDSDQALAIVQGTSQPTNRNEYGPEAHASFDDHPRTGSGAPYGEANRQAELVLLPSPPPSPVHLEQYRAKQAAVAPYRKRLVRVMEQWLEHQRSAWRTNLPAGRLRKQLVPFFTDERPRLFYKKGEPTRRFDAVFGLLVDCSASMHDKMEETKTGLVLCHEALKTLRVPHAIVGFWEDANEATASWQPNYMQTAVSFRRSLEPSSGPAIMQLEPHEDNRDGLAIRWMTEQLLGRPEAQKVLLVFSDGEPAAYGYEQNGIIDTHEAVADARRRGIEVVNLFLGRGADDESTRRTVENIYGRFRVFVPHVSELTDRLLPLLKMWLQKSF from the coding sequence ATGGAACGGTTTATGATGTTCAACGATCAGCCGATCGATTCGTTTTTGGTCATGCAGCTTTCCGATCTCGCCCAAACGCTTGCCCGCGACCGCGGCTGGACGGTGGAGTTTGCCGCCCATTCCGGCGTTCATCTAGCGAAGAAGACGATCTATGTGAGCCAATTTTGGGATGTATACCCTTCGCCGGACAAAGAGCGGGCGATGAAAAGCGATGTGGTCTTGCGAATGATCGGCACGCGCCGGCATACCGACGCGGCTGCCGTCCGCGCCTTCCGGCAAACGGCGGAGGCGCAGCCGCTGTCTAAACTGTCTAAACAATTGTTTTCCTTTGCTGAAGATCTCCGTTTGGAAGCAGTGTGTGAGCGGGAGCGGCCAGGTTTGAAGCGATGGTTTCGCGCGCGCCGCCGCCTATACCGCCGCTATTTCGCCCAGCAATGGCAAGCAAACCGGACGCGGGGCGCCTTGGCTGATCAATTTTTAGCGGCCATGTATTTGCGGCTGACCACGGATTCGCCGCTTGATGATGTCCCGCTCGCTCCGATGGCAGACGAGACGGGACAAGCGCGCCTTGAATCGCTATGGCCGCAATTTTATGACGTCTCATCGACGGCGGAAACGGCCCGCTGGACGGTGGCGGTTGTCGAGCTGATGGAAGGCGTGCTGCCCGATGACATAGTGAACACCTACACGTCGCTGCCAATCGTCGACGACGGCGAAGACGAACGAAAGATGACGATTCACGACTTAAAACGAACCGATCCGTTGGAAAACCGCGACACATCGAACGATTCCTCAGACGGTGACGTGCACCGGCAAGTGATGCCGACTTGGCACCGGGAAACGAGCCGAACGGGTGGGAATATTCTCCGTTTCGAGCTTGAGCGCGGCACCCGCACCGGGATGCTTGGCGACGGGGCGCGGCCGGGGGATGACAGCGATCAGGCGCTCGCCATCGTTCAAGGAACGTCCCAACCGACGAATCGGAATGAATATGGCCCCGAAGCGCACGCCTCCTTTGACGATCATCCCCGCACCGGAAGCGGCGCTCCATATGGCGAGGCGAACCGTCAAGCCGAGCTCGTGCTCCTTCCTTCCCCGCCGCCAAGTCCGGTCCATCTCGAGCAGTACCGCGCCAAGCAAGCGGCGGTGGCGCCGTACCGGAAACGGCTCGTGCGCGTGATGGAGCAATGGCTTGAACATCAGCGGAGCGCTTGGCGCACAAACTTGCCCGCCGGGCGGCTGCGCAAACAGTTGGTGCCGTTTTTCACCGATGAGCGGCCGCGCTTGTTTTACAAAAAAGGCGAGCCGACGCGGCGGTTTGATGCAGTATTTGGATTGCTCGTCGACTGCTCCGCCTCGATGCACGACAAAATGGAAGAGACGAAAACCGGTCTTGTCCTTTGCCATGAGGCGCTGAAAACGTTGCGGGTGCCGCATGCCATTGTTGGATTCTGGGAAGATGCGAACGAAGCGACCGCCTCTTGGCAACCCAACTACATGCAAACAGCTGTATCGTTTCGCCGATCATTGGAGCCATCAAGCGGCCCGGCAATCATGCAGCTTGAGCCGCACGAAGACAACCGCGACGGATTGGCCATCCGTTGGATGACGGAACAGCTCCTTGGCCGCCCGGAAGCGCAAAAAGTGTTGCTCGTGTTCTCCGATGGCGAGCCGGCCGCATACGGCTACGAACAAAACGGCATCATCGATACGCATGAAGCGGTCGCCGACGCGCGCCGTCGCGGCATCGAGGTCGTCAACCTCTTTTTAGGGCGCGGCGCCGATGACGAATCGACGCGGCGGACGGTCGAAAACATTTACGGCCGTTTCCGCGTCTTCGTTCCGCATGTCAGTGAACTGACGGACCGGCTGCTTCCGCTTTTGAAAATGTGGCTGCAAAAAAGCTTTTGA